GGTGTGCCGAACAACAATATCACAGCTTGGCAGGATACACGGGAATGGCGCCTGTCGGGTGAAGATGCGATTGCGACATTTACCTATGCAGGACTGGCAGCCTGGTATGCGACCTGTCTCAATGAATTTCACCAGCTGACAGGAACAGGTAACCACCCAGATTACAGCTCGTGGATTACAGAGGCAGAACAGGCATTTGCCTGGGGCGAAGCTAACCGACAAAACACTAACCTAAGTAGCAATGCCAATGATGAATACAGGGCAAGAGGGTTTGCGGGTGCTGCCTTATACAGAGCTACAGGCAATACGACCTATCAGACCGCTTTTCAGGATTTCTTTAACTGGGAGCCTTACGATGACGGAGAGTGGGCCAACCAAAACTACATTGATGTAGCCATGTCGGTCTTTGCTATGATTCCTTCCGGACATCCGGGCTTAAATACAACTTTACTCAGTGACTGTCAGGCGAAGGTGATCAGCAAAGCTGATACACACAAGGTCACGAACAATCAGGATAATGCTTTCCGAATGGGAATTGAGAAGAATCAGTTTATTCAGCTAGGTGGCATGACCACACCACGCCTGACTTTAGTTCCTGTTGCCCACTTGCTGACGGGAGACCAAAAGTATGTGGATGTCATCCATAATTCCCTGAACTATGCTTTGGGAGGTAACCAGATGAATATGACATACCTTTCAGGCCTTGGAGAGCGGTCTGACAGATGGATTTTCAGCCCGAACGGCTGGTTGACCGGAGACAAGAACAGCATGGTCTATCCGAATGAACCTTTTGTCGGCTATACTTCCTATTACACTGCTACCAGTTACTGGTTTACCCAATCTGCACATTCAGAATACTTCTCCCGTCAAGCGAGCTATCCTTATGCACTGAATAACCCAAACAAGTGGCCCGGTGGTGAGCAGAAGTTTTTCAATATGTACAGCATACAAGGGGGAGAGTTCACTGTGCATCAGCAAAACAACTATATGATCTATGCGACCGGTTACCGAAAAGTATTGGACAACCCAACTGGAAATGCTTTTCGCATCTCAGCCAAGCCGACTACTTCCCTGAATTTATCCGACGGTCAAACTGTTGATCAATTCAATGTATCACTAAGCTGTACAACTTCTGGCAATACACGGTCGGTCAGGTACTATTATGACTGGCACTTTATCGGAGAAAGCTTTGATGCAAGCAACAACTTCCAACTGGATTGGGAACCTACCGTGCCACCACAAACCACTATACTCATTACTGCTGTAGCCGTGGATGAGCATGGTAGAATTGGTGAGCCTTCGGCCAATGGAGACAAATCAGTCACAATTGGCGGTACATTTATCAATACAACTGGTGTTTCTGTCTCTCCAACGAATACCAACCTTACGCTGGGAAGACGTCTTCAGCTTGACGCCACTGTAACTCCGTCAAATGCCTCCATCAAAGACGTAAGCTGGTCCAGCCTGAACCCTAGCATTGCAACAGTAGACGACTATGGCAAAGTAACTGCAGTAGGAATCGGGACAGCTACCATCAGGGTTACAACCGATAACGGAGGCCATACAGCTGATGCAACCATTACGGTAACAGACCTTGACTGTTCTACAGGTCTAAATAATGCCAGCTTTGAATCAGGGTTAACAGGTTGGACCACCAACTCAGGTACTCCAACCATCTCCACGGATGCGGTTGACGGCACACAATCTGCACAGCTTTCCGGTGGTGGCAGCGGGGTGGAACAGCAAATAACCCAAAGCATACCTGAAGGTACCAGTGTACTGCTAAAATTCAATGCCAAAGTAAATGCTACAGCTGGCTGGACAGGAGTGGGCATTGATTTCAAGGATGCCTCAGGTACCACAATCACCTCATACAATATTCAGATTACAGCTACCAGCTGGCAACAGTTTTTGATTTCGGAAACAGCCCCAGCCAATACCGAAAAAGTCAATATTTGGTTCTATGCTCAAAGTGATGTATTGAACGTGGATGCCTTCTGTCTGGATATTGAAGATACCACTCCAACAGGAGGTCCTAACCCTTCTGTCAATATCACTTCTCCAACTAGTGGACAAACATTCTTACTTGGAGAAACCATTTCAATTCAAGCTGTTGCCTCAGATAGTGATGGCAGCATTGCTCAGGTAACCTTTTGGAGAGTTGTTGGAGGACAATGGAATTGGTTAAAAAATGACACTTCTGCTCCGTACAATTATAGTGCTTCCAACTTTCCGTTAGGCACTTGTAAAATTGTAGCAAGAGCAACTGACAATGACGGGAATGTCTCTACAGATTCGGAAGTCACTATCACGGTATCAGAACTGACAACTGACTATACGCAGGACAGTGGCACTGCAGGCATTGTCTCTATGGAAGCGGAAGGATTTTCGGAAAAGCTGAACGGAACAGGCTCATTTTCTTCTATGTTATGGAGTGAGAATACCGATACCAATGCCAGTGGTGGAGCTTATATGGTGGTGCCTAGTGCAGGCAATACCAACTCGGCAGGTACACAAAACGGCCCAGTACTAAACTTTGATATTGAATTTGTGAAGACAGGTACTCATTACGTTTGGGTAAGGCAAAAATCCCCTTCAGATTCCGACAATTCCATTATTCCTGCCTTTGATGGTACTTCTCTAGCTGATTGGAATATGCCTGTATCATCTAGCAGTTGGGTCTGGTCAAAAGCAAGTGCTACCTTTAATGTCAGTACAACGGGCGCGCATACTTTTAGCATATACATGCGTGAAGACGCCACTCCTATAGACAAGATTGTACTTACAACAAGTAGCTCGTACACCCCATCAGGAACAGGTCCGACCACTTCCAGTAATGCGAGAGTGACAGCTGCTCTAGACAATTTTGACGAGACAGCCAATGACTATGAATTGACTATTTATCCAAATCCAGCAACAAATAGCATTAAGCTGTTAAGAGGTAATAGTGAACCAATCGATGTATCCATTATAGATCTGACAGGAAAAGTGGTTTTCAAACAGGAACAGGTTAAGCTTAAAGTAGATGTAAACCTACCATCTGGGATTTATATCCTAAAAGCTCAAAACAGTGCAGTGGAATACAACAAAAAACTGATTATCAAGTAAGTCAATCGTTAGTAATTGATCTCAGCCTTGCGGATTCATTTCCGCAAGGCTTTTTTCATATACACATAAGCTTCTGATTTAGTTGAACTATTTAAAATAAGTGGAATGTTGTCTATTTAAGGTTATTAATAGTGTGTTTTTTCCTTCCATAGTCAAGCGCCTTTCCTCATGGCACATACTTCTATTGACTATTTAAACACTTCCACCAATGAGCCATTTACTACATATTTTAATTGTGTGTTTTTGTTTGGGCATATCAGACCTATCAGCCCAGTCAGTTACATTCGCTCTCTATCGAGCAGATACTGATACCGAAATAGGAGACCTCAATGACGGGGATGTGATTCAGCAAGCTGATTTTCCAGCGGGTACATTTAGTGTGCGTGCTATCGTGCCTCCAGAAGCAAGAAGTGTCCGGTTTGAATATGACGGTAAATTCTCTACCATAGAAAACAGGCAACCTTATGCCTTGTTTGGAGATAACAATGGGGACTTCAAAGGAGGAACGTTGACTATTGGCACCCATACCTTAAGAGCCGCTGCTTACAATGGGGAGCAGGGAAGTGGCGATGTGGTAGCCCGATCGGACATTCAGTTTGAGGTAACTGGGGAAGAGGAATTAAAGCTCTATCTGGTACAAACTACCACTGGTGATACGGTCAAACAATTACAGGATGGAGATGAAATATTTCTACCATCTGAAGTGAATGCTTACAATATTCTTGCAGAAGAAGGACCGGATATAAAGAGTGTCTATTTTGTGTTCAATGATGAATCGCGTACCGAAAACGAAGAGCCTTATGCTGTATTTGGAGATGTGAGGGGCGTACTAAACAGTCGCCCTTTGATATCTGGCGAAAATAGGATTCGAGCGATAGGATATAGCGAAACCAATGGAAATGGCAATATAGTAGCCGCTACTGAAATTACATTTGAGATGATTGGTGGTGTAAGTCCTCCTGAACCGGGAACAGGCATACCAATTCGGCTAACTTATGTCAAAAGTGGAGGATCAACTGAATTGACCGATGGAGAAGTATTTACTTCTTCTTCACCAGATGGAGTCCCTCCTTTTTTCTACCTGGAAGGCATTCCTCCAGAAGGTACTGAAAGTATGGAGCTTACTGTCAATGGACAGACCCGAACTGAAAATGTAGCTCCCTATTCGTTTTATGGAGACGCTAATGGAGACTTCAAATCCGTACAGTTTGAATCCGGAAAGACATATACGTTTACAGCAAAAGCCTATAGTGAAGACAACCTGCAAGGAACATTATTGGAAGAAAGTACCGTAACGATTACTTACGAGCTACAAATAACTGTAGGAATTAAGGCTAACATTATATACACCCCTGAAAACCGTACAGTCTGGGAATTTGGAGGTCTAGCTATTAAATCTGGCCCGACATCTATCAATTTCTCACAAAATGAATATGGGGAGAACCAATTTAATATTACCATTACTCCAGATAAACCAGTAGGTAGTATGCTGATATGTGTGTATCGGAGAGCATCTAGTAAAGAACCTGCAAAGCTTGAAACAGAATTGATTCTCAATGACCCACCCTATGCTATTTATGGGGAGACTGATGGTGTGCTGAATGGGGAAGAACTAAAACCTGGTATATATGAAATAGTGGTAACAGTGTTTTCTGAGCCTGATGCACAAGGAGAAGAGCTTCTTCTGACACGTGATGGAAATCTTTTTTTCTTTAATGTATTTGAGTTTGAAACAACTCCAGTACTGTTGCTCAGAAATGCTGAAACAGACGAAGTAGTCGAAAAACTAACTGATGGGGAAACAGTGGATGTCAACCAACTTGGTGGATCACAGTACTATTTTGAGTTGCAGACAGGGGATCCTATTGTTCCTCTATCATCAGGGCATATTATTTCCTTTGAATCCTCACCTTTAGGGCCGCAGACACCTATTTCATTAGAAGATGGGGAAGGAAGACCGCTTCCATTCCCATTGCAGGACGGAGCGTATTTTCTTATTTATGATTACTATACAGATGTTGATCTCTCCTATAGAGTGAACTTTACGATTGAAAATGCTCCTACTTACCCTTCTCTTCCGGGTGAGAATTTTCTTATGATTTCTTCCGATTACCTGCCATCGCCACTAAAAGGACAATCACTACCGGATGGAGTGAGAGTCTACCAGTCACAATATACTTTTTCATTAGACTCTATATTATTAAGGACAGAGCTAAATGATAATAGTGATCTCCTGACAGACTTCGGTGGCATAGATGACTTCTTCCTGACGGCTCCTCCCTATGATTTCTTTGAAGGGAATACGCGTATGAGGTTTCCTGATGGTTATTACGTCAGGCTTCCCAATGAACCAATCCGGTTAATATCCTACAAGGTGGAAGACGGAAGAAGAGTACTCTCTGGGTATACCGAGTTCAATTATATTTTTGAAGCGTCGGAAGGTTTTAATACCACTAATTACTTCGACACTGAACAGCAGAAAATCATTGGGTCATTTGAGTATTCACCAAGTGATATGGACTACGACACTTATCCAAAGCAAACCATTCTAATAAATGACTCTCCTTATTTTAACGAAGAAAGTATGCGCTTTCTAATCAATGGAGAAGTTGTTCGTA
The Limibacter armeniacum DNA segment above includes these coding regions:
- a CDS encoding Ig-like domain-containing protein, whose translation is MHIFKNYLLLRNTLLMVFLVIASLPAWASDLVNVMPVTDKILMVYLEDGHIDYYGSGQGISNNVTYYSPTVISEATKLSNYLLSSPDDSNYSTAKSPINLGRKSKGIEYNDEWQTVPYIFGHWIYIELPNAMQQGKSYTIALNNIVENKDEYTFLYDVNKLRSETVHVNMVGFPTSGPKYAYLSQWMGDFNAGVHQDGGLNLDSHAGNQFRLINYATGATAYTGTIALRKAKSFVESGNADFSPTYNYSNADVWQCDFSSFSTPGEYVVAVDGIGCSFPFVIGGDATKEPFYYAMKGLFWQRQGVAKENIDGSLIPRDHHPDDITWKWDNSWLPKDNHGDTNYNSSNAVVINGIYGYYHDAGDWDGYVSHARVPMALLLLYDLAPSSFYDGEIGNRYKLTDTGAWIDEGSNGLPDLLDEAVWLINYYKRARNTLKNNYGGTGGVPGYVGRDGVPNNNITAWQDTREWRLSGEDAIATFTYAGLAAWYATCLNEFHQLTGTGNHPDYSSWITEAEQAFAWGEANRQNTNLSSNANDEYRARGFAGAALYRATGNTTYQTAFQDFFNWEPYDDGEWANQNYIDVAMSVFAMIPSGHPGLNTTLLSDCQAKVISKADTHKVTNNQDNAFRMGIEKNQFIQLGGMTTPRLTLVPVAHLLTGDQKYVDVIHNSLNYALGGNQMNMTYLSGLGERSDRWIFSPNGWLTGDKNSMVYPNEPFVGYTSYYTATSYWFTQSAHSEYFSRQASYPYALNNPNKWPGGEQKFFNMYSIQGGEFTVHQQNNYMIYATGYRKVLDNPTGNAFRISAKPTTSLNLSDGQTVDQFNVSLSCTTSGNTRSVRYYYDWHFIGESFDASNNFQLDWEPTVPPQTTILITAVAVDEHGRIGEPSANGDKSVTIGGTFINTTGVSVSPTNTNLTLGRRLQLDATVTPSNASIKDVSWSSLNPSIATVDDYGKVTAVGIGTATIRVTTDNGGHTADATITVTDLDCSTGLNNASFESGLTGWTTNSGTPTISTDAVDGTQSAQLSGGGSGVEQQITQSIPEGTSVLLKFNAKVNATAGWTGVGIDFKDASGTTITSYNIQITATSWQQFLISETAPANTEKVNIWFYAQSDVLNVDAFCLDIEDTTPTGGPNPSVNITSPTSGQTFLLGETISIQAVASDSDGSIAQVTFWRVVGGQWNWLKNDTSAPYNYSASNFPLGTCKIVARATDNDGNVSTDSEVTITVSELTTDYTQDSGTAGIVSMEAEGFSEKLNGTGSFSSMLWSENTDTNASGGAYMVVPSAGNTNSAGTQNGPVLNFDIEFVKTGTHYVWVRQKSPSDSDNSIIPAFDGTSLADWNMPVSSSSWVWSKASATFNVSTTGAHTFSIYMREDATPIDKIVLTTSSSYTPSGTGPTTSSNARVTAALDNFDETANDYELTIYPNPATNSIKLLRGNSEPIDVSIIDLTGKVVFKQEQVKLKVDVNLPSGIYILKAQNSAVEYNKKLIIK
- a CDS encoding T9SS type A sorting domain-containing protein is translated as MSHLLHILIVCFCLGISDLSAQSVTFALYRADTDTEIGDLNDGDVIQQADFPAGTFSVRAIVPPEARSVRFEYDGKFSTIENRQPYALFGDNNGDFKGGTLTIGTHTLRAAAYNGEQGSGDVVARSDIQFEVTGEEELKLYLVQTTTGDTVKQLQDGDEIFLPSEVNAYNILAEEGPDIKSVYFVFNDESRTENEEPYAVFGDVRGVLNSRPLISGENRIRAIGYSETNGNGNIVAATEITFEMIGGVSPPEPGTGIPIRLTYVKSGGSTELTDGEVFTSSSPDGVPPFFYLEGIPPEGTESMELTVNGQTRTENVAPYSFYGDANGDFKSVQFESGKTYTFTAKAYSEDNLQGTLLEESTVTITYELQITVGIKANIIYTPENRTVWEFGGLAIKSGPTSINFSQNEYGENQFNITITPDKPVGSMLICVYRRASSKEPAKLETELILNDPPYAIYGETDGVLNGEELKPGIYEIVVTVFSEPDAQGEELLLTRDGNLFFFNVFEFETTPVLLLRNAETDEVVEKLTDGETVDVNQLGGSQYYFELQTGDPIVPLSSGHIISFESSPLGPQTPISLEDGEGRPLPFPLQDGAYFLIYDYYTDVDLSYRVNFTIENAPTYPSLPGENFLMISSDYLPSPLKGQSLPDGVRVYQSQYTFSLDSILLRTELNDNSDLLTDFGGIDDFFLTAPPYDFFEGNTRMRFPDGYYVRLPNEPIRLISYKVEDGRRVLSGYTEFNYIFEASEGFNTTNYFDTEQQKIIGSFEYSPSDMDYDTYPKQTILINDSPYFNEESMRFLINGEVVRTDNTPPYTLTEEDETGNVLPFIPPSSPFELMVELYEEDDASGVLLQRYVRSITVLNNNLPLQGVTTSENESILLKPNPSTGSVTVVTPAEKGQLTIYSMEGTKLKQLDGGEHLLTLPKGLYLLKYISNQQIMTEKLIIR